AAGTCCTAACTGTCTGTATTGCAGCAAGTGTCATTCTCCACCAAATCTACCCATTGttagtgtttttcatttcttttgtcttttacaTTCCAAATCCTTTCAGTCTCCAGACATCTTTTTCTGCCAGCCTACCCTTGTGCTTCATGATTTCCTCAGATGTCTCCTCTTTATTTGCTCCTCTGCCTAGCTACAAGGTTCCTTCTTTGTTCTTCATCAAAATTTTTCCCATTAGAGTATCAGTCCATTTATCAGCTTTACAATTTTCTGTcgtcattttttttctcacatggAAGAAACAGCTCTTGGGTCAGATGGGTCCTCTTCCTTCCGTTTTTGTCATTTAGCTGTTCTGCAGGAAACCAATAAAGAAATACGCGGAAATCAAAGGAAAAGGACAAagctttccaaaaaaaaaaaaaatacagttcctGTCTCACTGACTAAAATCAGTgtgcagttttcagaaagagatgcatcaattttttttttttggttgaagATTTTAATGTTGGTCATCAAATGCTTTGCTATTGGCTGAAAGGTGGTAAATGATCTCTGATATGATCTTCTCTAAGTTATGTTTCCCTTATGAATTACATTTACTTCTTTCTTGTATAGGCACCCTCTGTTTGGTCGAAATGTCCCACTTTCCAGTGGATCTGGGTTTATTATGTCTGATACTGGTTTAATTGTGACCAATGCACACGTGGTGTCAAGTACCAATGCTATATCAGGGAGACAGCAGTTGAAAGTACAGCTACAGAATGGAGATACATATGAAGCAACCATCAGAGACATTGACAAGAAATCTGACATTGCGACAATAAAGATCCACCCTAAGGTGAGTGGTATAAAGAGCTGAATTAATTAATTTGGTAACCTTATCTAAGTTTCCTTGAGTACAGACGTACTGGCTGGAATATATGCTTAAGGATTCCCTGGAAATGTATCTGGAGATAACGTACTGAACAAATTGTCTCTATAGGTCTGGAAATTTTGTCCTATCTTAGAACTGAATAACTTTGTCTTCTCTGCAGGGGATGGCTATAGGAAAGAAGAGGGCAGGCACTTTAGCAAGGCATGTTGTGAtagataaggggaaatggtttcaaattaaaagaggaagTTTTAGATGGGATGTAAGGACAAAGTTTGTAGCCCTGGTgcaggtttcccagagaggtgatggatgctccatccctggagacattcaaagtcagtctggatggggctctgagcaacctgatctagctgtaagTGTTccttgcaggggagctggactggatgacctttaagggtcccttctaattcaaatgattctgtgagctgttataaaagaaaaagcagctcagCTAATATGTGGCCAGGTTTGGCTACCTTTAACTGAAGATGCAGGCCATTCTCCTTACTCGTTTAGTGTCCAGTACATTTTCTGGCAGCTTATGTAGAAGAAGTGGCAGGCTTGTATGTTATTTCtaggaggaggagggaagaatCTACTGGAAAATAGGGAAATTTTGTTCAAAATCTTGCTAGCATTTTTCTGGATGAAACTGGAAGATAATGCTGATGGCAGTTTGTTTCTGAAGATGGTTTGAGGCAGTTCTAGTGAGATGCATTAATATAATGCAAAGTATATGTTCCTAACTTCCAActagttttttttaatctttctagACAAGTTATTTTCAATACAAACTAatgatagcttttttttttcctgttgtatttaagaaaaaattaccCGTATTGTTACTGGGGCACTCTGCTGATCTAAGACCAGGAGAATTTGTGGTGGCAATTGGAAGCCCATTTGCCCTTCAGAACACTGTGACAACAGGTATTGTCAGCACTGCTCAGCGAGATGGCAAAGAACTTGGCTTGCGGGACTCAGATATGGATTACATTCAGACAGATGCTATTATCAATGTAAGTACTAGGTATGTGAGAAGCTGAGCTTCACAGTTCTGGGACCTTGAAATACCCACATATTCAGCAGAGAGATGAATCCACCaaataaaagctgctttgtttgaAATCAATGATAGGCTCTTATTTTTATAGAAGACTATGCTGTGCCTGTCAGTTTTGTTCAGGCATTAATGTTGTGAAAGGAATGTTAAATAAAATGGACCTCTATGAGCTTGTTGTCTGCAAAGATGTTATGTGTGACAGACCCCTCTCATTCTGTAAATCTTCTGCAGTAAGGTGTGATTCTATAGACCAGCAGTAAACCAACACATTTTTCTCTATGCTTGTTCAGCTGGTCTGGTCCAGCAAGCTGTAGAATAGAGCAAAAGTTTCTTTCAGCTCCATCCATTAGAACCAGATGGAGCAGTCAAGTTCATAGCATCTGCTAGAATTTAATGACAGGACAGCCAGGTAAGATCTTAAGGAGGGCTTTCTGttgttcttgtatttttaagGAGATAAGGGggctgttgtttttattttccctttctgcgTCACACACTTCATCTAAGAATCtagatttaaaattatataaaatttgAAATCCTGTATAGAGTTAAACATCCCTCTAGCATTGCACATTGTATAGAAATGCATGAAAACAATATCCTTCAGAGCAGCCAGAAGAGGTTGAAAATGCTTCAGTGGGATACTTGGATGTGTATATAACTTGTAGCGATTCTAAAAAGCACTGCATGCATATTTGAGGTAGAAAATGGCATGACATTTCACATCTTAAATCTGTTagacttttaaagaaaaatgttttcagcattTGTTTGCTGAACCTCAATACCAATTTTCACATGAAAACTCATGCTCAGTGTTTTAAGCATGCAAAGCTCTTGGCACATGCTTATTCTCACAGTTGAGAGAAGTtttgagcagaaaaaaacataagagTAAATATATCTTTGTGCTAAGAGATGGcataaaaatttgctttttcaaaaagtTTCTATAATAATACAGAACCTGAAGCTCTGAAGACACTGAATTGAAATtagtttttttaatatgtaaaaagAAGATAGTAAAACTTAAGATAAATGTGTTACTTGGGAGTATAGTCTGACTTGGTTGCAGAGAAGAAATTAGAACGTGGGATTCTTGACTTCACGCCTGTTCACGTTCTTCCAGATCAAACTGTTTTCTTGCATATTCTTAGGCATTCACTGCCCTCAAAAGCTAGTGATCAAGTTTAGATTAGCAGAGTGTATTGGATGATACTTGAGCAAGTGGAATATTGATGGTAAAGGAGGTGAGGAAAATGACAACACATACGAGTTGCTTTGCCATATGAAACCACAAAATATGGATATAGTCACTGGCATAGGGATGCTGTGTACTTAGCTAATGCATTAGTTTTCTCCTGAGAATGGGAGGAGTTAGAGTGCTGGTCTACTCAGAGCATTCCTGTGGCTCAGCCAAGACTTTCCTGTAGGAATGTGCATGCAGCTGCCTTCTGAGAAATGCTAGGACAGCAGGAACATGGAGCAGGAGAAAACACAGCCATAAGTTCCTAAATGGAGCTGTACTGCTTATACCAAAATTCCTTCCGTAAGAAGATCCTTCAAACAGATGAAAAGTGAATGAGAGATGATAACTGAGGAAGGCTGAAAAGTCAATTTCAATTCCTTTGTGTGTGAGACATAAAAATTGAGTGTATGGCTTCTGATCACTGGAAAGATACAATATAAGAAACCGATCTCTGTTTAGACACAAACTTCAAATATGTTTTTAGAACTTTAATGTCTGTTTTATTCTTAAGAGAATCTGTAAGTTTTCCCCAGTGCTATCTAAGTGTAAACAGTTTATATGGCTCATGTTGCTATCATGCATCACTTAGCTTTGGTTTATTTTGAGTGGTAAGTTGCTGCTTTTGGCTGTTCAGGAGATCTACTTGAAAACTCTGGCCTCACTCGAAAACAAACTTCTTGAGCCAACATGAAGATGAACAAGGAATTTCTCAATCTCCCACTTCCTGTAGTCCTGTTCGATGTTTCTTTTGAAGGCCATTAGGTATTAGGTAAtttcagattgctcagagctgCAATTTGCTCTCCCTAGAGGGGTATGGATCTCTGTGTTTACTAAATCAGTCCTTATGTAGTACCTACCTCATAGCAATGCTCTGTGATTAAACTTGCAAAGCACTGTGTTCTTTTCCAGTGGAGAATAAGAGAGACTGATAGTGTTACAAAGTGATTAATAGAACTGTTTCAGAACTCTGCATATGTTGAATGTACCTTAGTGAAATATAACTTTAAAACTCCTTAAAATCTTGTTCTAACATTATTTAGCAGAATTGAAACACTCATATTAATTACTTAGTGATTCTTGTTGATTTTAAGGCAGAACTCTTTTGAGTGTTAAGCTGCTGCTCGTAATTTAAGGCCtgttactgaaaagaaaaaagaaatctaatcATAAGAGGTGTAAACAAATATGGTAGGACCTACTTGTAATCTTCTGCCATCAGAACCCTTCAGTGCAGCATAAGAAATGCCTTGCTCTCTTTcatttgcttaaaaacaaaatgctgcttcaagtacaatttttatttcctggtaGTAGTTTATTGATAGTAAAGCACCAATTTATTGTTCCCTTATGTCATTTTTACAGTATGGCAACTCTGGAGGACCTCTAGTTAATCTGGTAAGTCgaggtgactttttttttttttttaagagcttgCTTGAAATAAGTGGGAgactttttctttgaaaaggttCATCGATTATATCTATAATCATAGTTTCTAGTCATTCAAGCTAATGGTAGACAGATAACCTGAGGCTAATAGAAACAATGCAAATTAAGTTTTAGTTCATATGTCTTTGAGAAATGTTGCATTATAGGGTACAGGAAACTTTATAcaataattagaaaaatacGTTCTTGTAGAAGTTACATTCTTTCGCACTCTGAAACCTGGGATGCAGGGCGAAGATCAGATCTGGGCAATCTATATAACTGATTTTAAAACCAGCCCTGGTTTTGCAGTTTGTGAATTCTGGCTGTGGTGATAGATGCGACTCCACCACCTGCTTGGCGGAGGGAACGTCTTGCTGAGTGGTTGGATGGACCTTGGATGAACAAACTGTACTGTAATCTCTCTAATCAACTTGGTTAAATGTGAGAAGGATTGTGAGTCAGAACCCAGATCCTCCCTTAGAAGTAATGTTTATTTCTTAAGTGATTACAGTGCTCCAGAATTACTTATGctagcttttaaaatgaaatgctagGAAGTGAGCTGAACCTTGTCACTTAAAAGCATATTAATTGAGTTCTGTTTCCCAACAGGATGGTGAAGTGATTGGAATTAACACCTTGAAGGTTACAGCTGGAATTTCCTTTGCTATTCCATCGGACCGCATTACTCAGTTCCTCACAGAGTCACTtgacaaacaaaataaaggtAAAGCCTGCAAGAAACAGTGATGCTGTCATCTGTCAATCATTATCTTAACTTGTCAATGAAATGCAAAAAGGCATGGGTCCTACTACTGGAAAAACTCAGCATTACCTTAGTAATTTTCTAATTACTCTAGTATAGAATGCCTTGGacatgaaaacagaagacagcTTCGCAGAAATAGGAGTGACATTTTATTATTCACACCCCTAAACAATAGACATTACCAGTAAAAATCTGTGACGAAGGGCCTCTGTGGACATGAGTGATCTTTGCTACATTTCGCAAATTAAGTTGTCTTCACTtgtttatttggaaaaataagctGATGGAAATATTTGTTAATAATGCATTTCAAGGTAGATGACATAATTTTGTTTCAGCCAACATGTCCAAAAATTGTTTATTTGTGTAGGTGATTAACTGATAATTCTTGTTGTCTTCTGAAAGATGCAATGTGTAATGGTGGTGATCATGCCCTAGAGAATCAAACTGCTCATTTCAAGGAAGGAAAGAGTAGGAAGGAAGATTACAAGGAAGAGTAATGGTTTATCTAGGGCCATGTCTGCAAGTAGACCCAGTGGAAGTCCACCAATGGACTTTCAGCACCAGTGGAACCAGTCAGTGGATTCTTGATAGTTAGGGCTAGAAGGTGGATATGTCACCATTGAAACAAGCCACCTTGTTCCCTTAGGTACCCTCAGGCACATCTGCTTCTACAGAGTGGTGAACCTGCTAACTAATGCTACCTATGCAGTTCTTAAAAGTGAAAGATTTCAGTTTATCTTGTGATTTGCATGTActacttggttttgttttttttttcaaccttctCATTACTGCATAATCAAAGAAGGATTCACACTTACTCTTAGCATTAGTAACTTTCAGTGCTTGGCATACTCTTTGCACAGGCGATTTTGTTTCTAACTCATTGAAGTACCTCAGAAAAGCAGTCATTTAGAGCTCTTGATGCATAGAGGAAGAGAACTTCTAGCAGACAGTTTCAtaatatctgaaaataattttgcattttttaggCCCTCAGCagtacttttcatttttgttgtatTATTTCTTGTCATGAGGAATTTATGTAAACAAAATTTTTGGGATGTTTTTatcatgttttatttcacttcaactacttttcagtaatttcagtgGGATCCGCCCTTATGGTACAATTAGGTCATAGAAGTAAGTTTAAGGGTATTACCATTTTGGTCTAAATATTGCATTGCCTGAGGATGATAAAATTCTAAAATCTCTTTCCAGATTAACTCTATCATACAGGAAATGTTCAGgatattatttaataaatttgACCCTTAGTCTTTTAAATCTCAGCTGATCAGATAACTGCCAATTTTATATAGGTGGTGTGCATTCTTGAAGGCCCATACATGTAAGAACTGCAAGTGTGACCTACCTAAGTACaggaaaaggagggggaaaCATTTGGAGAGAATGGCACTTGAATTAATTATTTGCATTGATAATTATGATCTAAACATTCTGTGTTTCCTGAGTATGAATGATGCATAATATTTTCTAACGTATTTTTGACCAGCAGTTTTCTACATTCCGTATACTTACTGCTTGAAAGGTCTGAAATTCTTAGCTAATTTTGAATTTAAGTAATAACATCAACTTCTTTTACAGTTAGGAATTCCTATATTGGCACATACCCATTTATatcttgctgttttgttttttttttaaaccactgcCTTTTGCTGGTAATGGATaagaatttttcagttttagtcTTACCTTTGTTATCTATTCCTTTAGTTAGTTTAGACATGAGCAGAACAATAAGACTAGAAAGTGTTTGACATAGATCTTCTAGGATGGAAGACAGCAAATTATTAATTtgataaaatattaaagaataaaTACATCCAATGTGATCTCCATAAGGCCCCTTGTGTTAAAATAGTACAACTGGTTTATTATGCTCATTCAGTCTCAACTGGAACTTACAATGAAGTCATCAATTTTAATCTCTCTACTTATTGTTGATGAAAACTTTGTATAACATATTTGACGTGGGTTAAATCAAATGGAAGAAAGCTTTCTTTACTTAACCTCTCTTACCTGAAGCTTTCTTATGTCCAAAATGACATGGACTGGGGAGGGGAGAAATCAAGATTCTGCATTCAGAATAACTCTATAGCTCACAGCTAATAGTTTCACTTAATACAGTAGACTGTTACTCATAAAGTGTGAAAGACTATTTGAAATGTGTCAAATTTGTTGCAGAGAGTGGGCTAAAGGTGATTTTTGAATAAACAAAGGTATAATAAGATCAAACTGCCTAAAGATAAAGGTGAAATGAGACCTTTATTTATCAGTGAGTATGTAGTTACCAGATTACTTTTTccaatgctttattttttgcttaCGTTATTAGCCACTGGGGAAATAATTCCCTTTCAGATCAGCGTTATTAACACAGTGTTTCTTCATTCTTGCCTAGCTCTTTcccttgttgttttgtttcttccagaTCAGTTTCTCTTGTCCCTTTTCTTATTTCCGTTTCCCTTCATGTAAACATTCTGAACTCAGCCCCCAGAATATTCATGCTTCAATATCCCACAGGTGATGACCAGCAGCAAACTGAGTAATACAGACAATAAACTGTTTGCAGAGTGTTTATCCATGTGGTTGACTGTGATCTCAGGGAGACAACTTCATCGTTTAACTGCCTAACATCACAGAAAGGAggagttattttttttgtgtatcAGTTaccatgttttgctttttaaaataaacatgaacATTTGTATTTAAGTGTTTGTATTTGCCATGTAGATTTGGGAAGAATTATGAGTGTTCATGGCCATGCCCAATGCTTTTGAGACTACATTTTCATGTAATAGTGCTGCGTGAGATTTTGATCACAGTTTTActaatagaagaaaatacaagatagCCAGAAGTTTTCAAGGAAAGGCAGAGATGACTTACAGACGTAAGACTGTCTAGAGTGtagaaaataccattttttgATACTCAGCATTTTTGGTGACATTAATGGGAGTACTGAACGCTCTTAAGATTTAGGGCTAATTCTTTTACTTGGGACtgtttttcttggaaagaagaaaagttagaGGAAACTATACATCTCCTTAACAATATTTTTCCTCACTCGAGAACATAGAGAAACTCAAAGAAATTGTGGGATAGTTATGCTGGAACAAATAAGGGAAATATTGTTTCATACCGGATATAACTAACTACTGAAGCACTCCAGGAAGTCATCGAACTGCATTTGTTCATTAAACAGCTGTGTGGTATCATGACTACTAAAAGCCGACTACAGAAATGCGGCTCTCCTCTGACGGAGTGAATCTCTACCATTTAAATTTCTATAGAGTCTTGAGTAATGcctatgtgtttgttttttttaatcttgtttttcaCTCTTTGGAATAGAAATTGGTGTGATCCTTTTACTTTTCTATTTATAAGActgtctttttctctgaaagttggaaattttctttccttttttttttttaatcctgtttctgcagttatAGTGAGAACATTATATGATTACATTGTCTTGACCAGTTTCAGAAGAAGCGGCAGTTGGTTATAAGGTCTTCCATTTACTGAAGTCATCTGATAATAATTCAtgaaatttttttcctgaaggaaaggTCTTACATAGAATAAATGAGCTTCTCTCTTACTCTCATTGGCAGGGAGCAAGATTGTCATTCTGTATACCAGAATTAAGCAAAATAAGTGACCTTAGTGTAGATGTGCATGATTTCtgatcagatttttttaaaaatactttctgtttcAATAGACAGGTACTTGGGTCAACGAAGTGGCTATTTTGTCCATGTTTGCCTGAATTTCTTAAACACCTGTTGTGTTCTTTTCAGATAGCAAAAAGCGTTTCATTGGCATCCGAATGCTGACAATCACACCTGCGTAAGTATCTCAGAGAGGTGATCTATATGATTGTGCATAACGTGTGAAATCTGGAGGGAATTAGGAAGGGCCTGAGTACTTCCTTAAGTTCTTGAAAAACATGTCTGGAATGACAGCAGTTTTTAGGTGTTGTTTAAACAAGCTGCTGCATTCAGGTGACTCTGAGGGTTTTATAGCAATTTTATCAGTAACAGTAGTGCCCAAATGATGTGAGATTTTATCTAACCATTAACTGGAAGGAAAGTAGTTGTGAAAGTTCAAACCTGTGTGCTCCCATATCAACAAAATCTGAATAGGGACACCTTCCTCCAGTtctatattcttttctttttcttaatgcttcATGTCTTGCTGCTACCTGGATGTATGCTGGAATTACAGATGAGGGTTCATTCCCAGCAGTAGGCATAGTTCCAAAGTGGCAGTAGGCTACAAAATTAAACAAGACAATTTCCAGCTGGTGTTGTAGTAAAGCCTTCTTTATTTATTGAGTTACTCTTTCAGTCCTCCCTAAAGGGTCAGATCCTCAGCTGGAATAAATCAGTGGAATGGTATTAAGATCTCTGGATCACCACCAACAATGAGGAGTTCTGAATGATTTTCTTGTAACTATGTTATGAACACGATGCAAGATTTCACTGGTTTTGTGGTGTCTAATGAAGCAGTGCAAGATCTGCAGGCCTCTTTTTTGGGAAAAGACAAATTTTCTCGctgtgtttgtttgtcttttaagTATTAGCTTCCTCAATAAAAACTAAAGCAAAGTGAAACTGTATGcagtcatttcagttttctttccatctgaGAGTCTCCAGCTTTTCATGATGGGCAGCAAACTAATTCAGCATTAGTTTAAATCTCTCTCAAAGTGAGCCTGAGCCCACATTGTACACAGACACAAATGATGtgattttttcagaaatgacagGATGTTTTTAGGGTCCCtattttgcagtttgtttctgtcttctttATAAAGGTGTATATGCAGAAAAATTAAGGAAGTTGTAGTTTCCTTGGAAAATTCACAGTTCTAATCTCCTGTATGATGCTAGATGCTGTCAAAAGCAATAATGCTCTAGATAAAGACAAATTAAGAGTATTGTCCAAGatgaaagaagtaaaaacatGAACAAATTTGTAAGTTATTACCAGTGTTAATTGTTTGGGACAGGAATGTCTGGTCCTTTTAGCATGTAGGTCAGAGAGTGCTATtgtctctgtgctgtgttcATTTTTGATCACGAaaatttaagaataaatatATTAGAGAGCAAATAAGAATTTCTGAATGCTCCTACTTTTTCTAGTGAAATGAAACcctttgtatttcttcttataGCTTGGTGGAAGAATTGAAACACAATAATGCTGATTTTCCTGATGTCAGAAGTGGAATTTACGTGCATGAAGTTGTTCCAAATTCACCTTCTCATAGGTGTGTAGAGcgctttattttcttcataaataaatCTCCAAATAAATACTAGTAGGCAGTACTCTTGTTCATATTCAAGTATATTTTATGGCAATCTTGATTTGTATTTAAACAACTTAAAATTGTGCTTTtgggtttaaaaaaagaaaaaaattgtgtgcTAAAATTCTACTCTAGCCTGAATAAGACATTCACATAAGACATTGCCTGAACTATTGTCTACAACAAAGCTTTAGCTTAGAGGAGGAGACCTTtcagaaaatgtggaaaataacatttctaaaTATTATGTCAGGAATTATTGAGAAGATGCAAGAGAACTCTGTTAACAGAGTCAGAAGGGTGAAAATCCTCTTTTAAAGGAAACTAAAACACATAAAAAGTTATCACAACTGCCAAAGAGGTGGTAAATAGACTTGGTACCTTTTCTTTattgtgtttcttctttctttgcagagGAGGTATCCAAGATGGAGATATCATTGTTAAAGTCAATGGGCGTCCTTTGATGACTTCCAGTGACCTTCAAGAGGCTGTGATGAATGAATCACCTCTACTACTTGAAGTTCGAAGAGGAAATGATGACTTACTATTTAACATTGAGCCTGAAATTGTCATGTAAATAGAACTGAGGAAACTCCCACCGTAATTAAACACACTTACTCTGGAACACTAGATACCTCCTTTACAGCTACAGTAATTATACTTTGTTTTGACTAATGACAAGGTGGACTAACTTAATTGCCTGAGCCATTTCTGTACATAGTAGCTAGAATGAATTCAGTTATGCCATGTATTGCAGAATTAACTTTCAAAGCAAATTAAGACTGGTGTtctggggaggaggaagaaagcaagGTTTGGGAAGCTGAAAGAAATGGGTTCCACTTCCAGTTTAAGGAGACTTTAGAGCAGGCTTAGTTCTTCATTTAGAAAGACCAAAATACAACTGGAATTGAGGAAATATCCtgccagaagaaaatattcataaattaGTCATGCAGATACATGCTATCGCAATTgagcttttatatatatatatatatatatatatatataactttttTCAATGTGAAACTAATATTGGTGAAGCTTGTGTGTGTTCTTAGTGCTTGTATGCTACATACCAATGCAGGCAGACTAAATCTGTAAATATCGGAAGGAACAAAAATGGTATCAGGCTATAGAGTGTTACACCTAGGTCATGCAATTTTGGAATATAGTAAATGATTCTTATAGAATTAATGCCTTATTATATATAAATCAAAACAATGTGCTGAACAAAATTAAGTTTGAGAAAGTGCACAGTTTGTTTTTTGATACAAATTAGTTTTGCATTTTACTGGTAAGCTTTGCTGTAAAATTGTTACACTACTTT
Above is a window of Meleagris gallopavo isolate NT-WF06-2002-E0010 breed Aviagen turkey brand Nicholas breeding stock chromosome 4, Turkey_5.1, whole genome shotgun sequence DNA encoding:
- the HTRA3 gene encoding serine protease HTRA3 produces the protein YLLGEKGTVLLTYPILSASIGHLQSSSPRYKFNFIADVVEKIAPAVVHIELFLRHPLFGRNVPLSSGSGFIMSDTGLIVTNAHVVSSTNAISGRQQLKVQLQNGDTYEATIRDIDKKSDIATIKIHPKKKLPVLLLGHSADLRPGEFVVAIGSPFALQNTVTTGIVSTAQRDGKELGLRDSDMDYIQTDAIINYGNSGGPLVNLDGEVIGINTLKVTAGISFAIPSDRITQFLTESLDKQNKDSKKRFIGIRMLTITPALVEELKHNNADFPDVRSGIYVHEVVPNSPSHRGGIQDGDIIVKVNGRPLMTSSDLQEAVMNESPLLLEVRRGNDDLLFNIEPEIVM